From a single Callithrix jacchus isolate 240 chromosome 5, calJac240_pri, whole genome shotgun sequence genomic region:
- the KCNAB3 gene encoding voltage-gated potassium channel subunit beta-3 isoform X1 produces the protein MQVSIACTEQNLRSRSSEDRLCGPRQGPGGGNGGPAGGGHGNPPGGGGSGPKTRAALVPRPPAPAGALRESTGRGTGMKYRNLGKSGLRVSCLGLGTWVTFGSQISDETAEDVLTVAYEHGVNLFDTAEVYAAGKAERTLGNILKSKGWRRSSYVITTKIFWGGQAETERGLSRKHIIEGLRGSLERLQLGYVDIVFANRSDPNCPMEEIVRAMTYVINQGLALYWGTSRWGAAEIMEAYSMARQFNLIPPVCEQAEHHLFQREKVEMQLPELYHKIGVGSVTWYPLACGLITSKYDGRVPDTCRANVKGYQWLKDKVQTEDGKKQQAKVMDLLPMAHQLGCTVAQLAIGRTLVFRDTSEIYVVTVPHQFSFYPPLAPAWCLRSEGVSSVLLGVSSAEQLIEHLGALQVLSQLTPQAVIEIDGLLGNKPHSKK, from the exons ATGCAGGTATCTATCGCCTGTACCGAGCAGAACCTTCGCAGCCGGAGCAGTGAGGACCGTCTGTGTGGACCCCGGCAGGGCCCTGGGGGCGGTAATGGCGGGCCAGCCGGCGGGGGGCACGGGAATCCTCCAGGGGGTGGAGGGTCTGGCCCCAAAACCCGAGCTGCACTGGTTCCCCGACCCCCAGCGCCCGCTGGGGCCCTCCGAGAGAGCACCGGCCGAGGCACTGGCATGAAATACAG GAACCTAGGGAAGTCTGGTCTTCGGGTATCCTGTCTTGGCCTGG GTACTTGGGTCACGTTTGGTTCTCAGATCTCAGATGAG ACAGCAGAGGATGTGCTGACAGTAGCCTATGAGCATGGTGTAAACCTGTTTGACACCGCCGAAGTGTACGCAGCAGGAAA GGCTGAAAGGACCCTAGGCAACATCCTGAAGAGCAAAGGTTGGAG GAGATCAAGCTATGTCATCACCACCAAGATTTTTTGGGGAGGACA GGCAGAAACCGAGCGAGGTTTGAGCCGCAAGCACATCATTGAGG gcTTGCGAGGATCCCTGGAACGCCTCCAGCTGGGATACGTGGACATTGTCTTTGCCAATCGCTCAGACCCCAACTGTCCCATGGAGG AGATTGTACGAGCCATGACCTATGTCATCAACCAGGGCCTGGCCCTATACTGGGGGACATCCCGATGGGGGGCTGCAGAAATCATG GAGGCCTACTCCATGGCCAGACAGTTCAATCTGATTCCTCCAGTTTGTGAACAAGCTGAGCACCACCTGTTTCAGAGGGAGAAGGTGGAGATGCAGCTGCCAGAGCTCTACCACAAGATTG GAGTTGGATCAGTCACCTGGTACCCTCTAGCCTGTGGTCTCATTACTAGCAAGTATGATGGGCGAGTCCCAGATACCTGCAGGGCCAACGTCAAG GGCTACCAGTGGCTCAAGGACAAAGTGCAGACTGAAGACGGCAAGAAACAACAAGCCAAAGTCATGGACCTTCTCCCCATGGCTCACCAGCTGGGCTGCACTGTGGCCCAGCTTGCCATTG GGAGGACCCTTGTCTTCAGAGACACTTCTGAAATCTATGTGGTCACTGTTCCCCATCAGTTCTCTTTTTATCCTCCTCTGGCCCCAGCGTGGTGTCTCCGCAGTGAGGGTGTCAGCTCTGTCTTGCTGGGGGTGTCGAGTGCAGAACAGTTGATAGAACACCTGGGCGCTCTACAG GTGCTGAGCCAGCTGACCCCGCAGGCGGTGATAGAAATAGACGGGCTCCTGGGGAACAAGCCGCATTCCAAGAAGTAG
- the KCNAB3 gene encoding voltage-gated potassium channel subunit beta-3 isoform X2, whose protein sequence is MQVSIACTEQNLRSRSSEDRLCGPRQGPGGGNGGPAGGGHGNPPGGGGSGPKTRAALVPRPPAPAGALRESTGRGTGMKYRNLGKSGLRVSCLGLGTWVTFGSQISDETAEDVLTVAYEHGVNLFDTAEVYAAGKAERTLGNILKSKGWRRSSYVITTKIFWGGQAETERGLSRKHIIEGLRGSLERLQLGYVDIVFANRSDPNCPMEEIVRAMTYVINQGLALYWGTSRWGAAEIMEAYSMARQFNLIPPVCEQAEHHLFQREKVEMQLPELYHKIGVGSVTWYPLACGLITSKYDGRVPDTCRANVKGYQWLKDKVQTEDGKKQQAKVMDLLPMAHQLGCTVAQLAIAWCLRSEGVSSVLLGVSSAEQLIEHLGALQVLSQLTPQAVIEIDGLLGNKPHSKK, encoded by the exons ATGCAGGTATCTATCGCCTGTACCGAGCAGAACCTTCGCAGCCGGAGCAGTGAGGACCGTCTGTGTGGACCCCGGCAGGGCCCTGGGGGCGGTAATGGCGGGCCAGCCGGCGGGGGGCACGGGAATCCTCCAGGGGGTGGAGGGTCTGGCCCCAAAACCCGAGCTGCACTGGTTCCCCGACCCCCAGCGCCCGCTGGGGCCCTCCGAGAGAGCACCGGCCGAGGCACTGGCATGAAATACAG GAACCTAGGGAAGTCTGGTCTTCGGGTATCCTGTCTTGGCCTGG GTACTTGGGTCACGTTTGGTTCTCAGATCTCAGATGAG ACAGCAGAGGATGTGCTGACAGTAGCCTATGAGCATGGTGTAAACCTGTTTGACACCGCCGAAGTGTACGCAGCAGGAAA GGCTGAAAGGACCCTAGGCAACATCCTGAAGAGCAAAGGTTGGAG GAGATCAAGCTATGTCATCACCACCAAGATTTTTTGGGGAGGACA GGCAGAAACCGAGCGAGGTTTGAGCCGCAAGCACATCATTGAGG gcTTGCGAGGATCCCTGGAACGCCTCCAGCTGGGATACGTGGACATTGTCTTTGCCAATCGCTCAGACCCCAACTGTCCCATGGAGG AGATTGTACGAGCCATGACCTATGTCATCAACCAGGGCCTGGCCCTATACTGGGGGACATCCCGATGGGGGGCTGCAGAAATCATG GAGGCCTACTCCATGGCCAGACAGTTCAATCTGATTCCTCCAGTTTGTGAACAAGCTGAGCACCACCTGTTTCAGAGGGAGAAGGTGGAGATGCAGCTGCCAGAGCTCTACCACAAGATTG GAGTTGGATCAGTCACCTGGTACCCTCTAGCCTGTGGTCTCATTACTAGCAAGTATGATGGGCGAGTCCCAGATACCTGCAGGGCCAACGTCAAG GGCTACCAGTGGCTCAAGGACAAAGTGCAGACTGAAGACGGCAAGAAACAACAAGCCAAAGTCATGGACCTTCTCCCCATGGCTCACCAGCTGGGCTGCACTGTGGCCCAGCTTGCCATTG CGTGGTGTCTCCGCAGTGAGGGTGTCAGCTCTGTCTTGCTGGGGGTGTCGAGTGCAGAACAGTTGATAGAACACCTGGGCGCTCTACAG GTGCTGAGCCAGCTGACCCCGCAGGCGGTGATAGAAATAGACGGGCTCCTGGGGAACAAGCCGCATTCCAAGAAGTAG
- the TRAPPC1 gene encoding trafficking protein particle complex subunit 1, translated as MTVHNLYLFDRNGVCLHYSEWHRKKQAGIPKEEEYKLMYGMLFSIRSFVSKMSPLDMKDGFLAFQTSRYKLHYYETPTGIKVVMNTDLGVGPIRDVLHHIYSALYVELVVKNPLCPLGQTVQSELFRSRLDSYVRSLPFFSARAG; from the exons ATGACTGTCCACAACCTGTACCTGTTTGACCGGAATGGAGTATGTCTGCACTATAGCGAATGGCACCGCAAGAAGCAAGCAGGCATTCCCAAGGAGGAG GAGTACAAGCTAATGTACGGGATGCTCTTCTCTATCCGCTCCTTTGTCAGCAAGATGTCCCCGCTAGACAT GAAGGATGGCTTCTTGGCCTTTCAAACTAGCCGTTACAAACTCCATTACTACGAGACGCCCACTGGGATCAAAGTTGTCATGAATACTGACTTGGGCGTGGGACCCATCCGAGATGTACTGCATCACATCTACAGTGCG CTGTATGTGGAGCTGGTGGTGAAGAATCCCCTATGCCCGCTGGGCCAAACTGTGCAAAGCGAGCTCTTTCGCTCCCGACTGGATTCCTATGTTCGCTCTCTGCCCTTCTTCTCCGCCCGGGCTGGCTGA